The following coding sequences are from one Lolium rigidum isolate FL_2022 chromosome 6, APGP_CSIRO_Lrig_0.1, whole genome shotgun sequence window:
- the LOC124660051 gene encoding probable 2-oxoglutarate-dependent dioxygenase AOP1, translated as MATSLPAPALMIPPRVDLDGDDPSTLVRGTPEWLRETLKSTSGEMTRLARVILAMVVDSYGLAHRSDEIVGVGTTDANFRMLRYCKDSLGASPPDEQPAVALAAHVDGSYLTVLFQNDVDGFELRTRNGGEWVRVRPPGPDSLLVVAGQALMALSNGRVHAPLHRVVAVGGREDRLSCGVFLQPTKNFVVDAPPELVTADTPRRFRPFEYVDYLRFKHTAGNSNGDDVLHRFAGM; from the exons ATGGCTACCTCGCTGCCGGCGCCGGCTCTTATGATCCCTCCGCGTGTTGACCTGGACGGGGACGACCCGAGCACGCTGGTCCGTGGCACGCCGGAGTGGCTGCG GGAGACGCTGAAGTCGACGTCCGGAGAGATGACGAGGCTGGCCCGTGTGATCCTCGCCATGGTCGTCGATAGCTACGGCCTCGCGCACCGCTCCGACGAGATCGTCGGCGTCGGCACCACGGACGCAAACTTCCGCATGCTCAGGTACTGCAAGGACTCCCTCGGGGCGTCGCCGCCGGACGAGCAGCCGgccgtcgccctcgccgcccACGTCGACGGGAGCTACCTGACCGTTCTGTTCCAGAACGACGTCGACGGCTTCGAGCTCAGGACGAGGAACGGCGGCGAGTGGGTCAGAGTCCGCCCTCCAGGCCCCGActccctcctcgtcgtcgctgggcAGGCACTCATG GCTTTGAGCAACGGGAGGGTTCACGCGCCGTTGCACAGGGTGGTGGCCGTCGGCGGGCGGGAGGACCGGCTGTCCTGCGGCGTGTTCCTGCAGCCAACCAAGAACTTCGTCGTCGATGCGCCGCCGGAGCTGGTCACCGCGGACACGCCGCGCCGGTTCAGGCCGTTCGAGTACGTGGACTACCTGAGGTTCAAGCACACCGCCGGCAACAGCAACGGCGACGACGTGCTCCACCGCTTCGCCGGGATGTAA